In Aspergillus flavus chromosome 3, complete sequence, one genomic interval encodes:
- a CDS encoding threonine/serine dehydratase (threonine dehydratase) gives MSAESSTNGIATPVSSKYSNLALTEYSTVPTPDSENDDGKQLGSPPNWGIPDAFLLPNGYPDYLRLILTSRVYEVINETPLHHAVNLSNRLECRVLLKREDLLPVFSFKLRGAYNKMAHLNQEQSWKGVIACSAGNHAQGVAFSARHLKIPATIVMPSGTPAIKHLNVARLGGSVILHGDDFDAAKAEAHRLEKQHGLTSIPPFDDPYVIAGQGTIGMEILRQANLQKLEAVFCAVGGGGLIAGIGVYLKRIAPHVKIIGVEAHDANAMAQSLDSGSRVLLKDVGLFADGAAVKAVGEEPYRLAREVIDEVIQVSTDETCAAIKDAFEDTRSIIEPAGALALAGLKKYVSLYPDPNPKRELVAITSGANMDFDRLRFVAERAALGERKEALLSVNIPEQPGSFAKLVEVILPHAVTAFSYRYARDESADVFMGISLSASTGQKDLAKIMEELDKGGMKAKDLSDDELAKRHVRFLVGGRCDVKDERLFMFEFPERPGALAKFLTTLRPSQNLSLFHYRNYGGDVGKVLAGIQCPPSEKDQLEAFLRDLGYPFSEHTDSSTYHTFLRS, from the exons ATGTCCGCAGAATCTTCTACAAATGGCATTGCGACGCCCGTCTCATCGAAGTACAGCAACCTGGCTCTGACCGAGTACTCAACAGTGCCCACGCCTGACTCAGAAAACGATGATGGAAAGCAACTGGGATCACCGCCCAATTGGGGCATTCCTGATGCATTTTTACTACCTAATGGCTATCCAGAT TATCTCCGATTGATCTTAACATCCCGCGTTTACGAGGTCATCAATGAGACCCCCCTTCATCATGCAGTCAACCTTAGCAACCGCTTGGAATGTCGTGTACTTCTGAAACGGGAGGACTTGCTTCCTGTATTCAGTTTCAAGCTCCGCGGAGCCTACAACAAGATGGCACATCTGAATCAGGAGCAGAGTTGGAAAGGTGTTATTGCATGCTCTGCAG GTAACCATGCGCAGGGTGTTGCGTTTTCCGCGCGTCATCTGAAGATTCCAGCAACGATCGTTATGCCCTCGGGCACCCCGGCTATCAAGCACCTGAACGTCGCTCGCCTCGGCGGAAGTGTGATTCTCCACGGAGACGACTTCGATGCTGCGAAGGCAGAAGCACACCGCTTAGAGAAGCAGCACGGATTAACGAGCATTCCTCCTTTCGATGACCCTTACGTGATCGCAGGCCAAGGAACCATCGGAATGGAAATATTGCGCCAGGCAAACTTGCAGAAGCTGGAAGCTGTCTTCTGTGCtgttggaggaggtggattGATTGCTGGTATCGGAGTCTACCTCAAGCGCATTGCACCCCATGTGAAGATAATCGGAGTGGAAGCTCATGATGCGAATGCTATGGCTCAGTCCTTGGATTCTGGGTCTCGTGTGCTACTCAAAGATGTGGGGCTGTTTGCCGACGGCGCTGCTGTCAAGGCTGTTGGAGAGGAACCCTACCGGCTGGCTCGTGAAGTAATTGATGAAGTCATTCAGGTTTCTACTGATGAGACGTGTGCCGCGATCAAGGATGCATTTGAGGACACCCGATCTATCATCGAGCCGGCAGGTGCCCTGGCCTTGGCAGGTCTCAAGAAATATGTCTCCTTGTATCCCGACCCCAACCCTAAGCGCGAGCTGGTTGCCATCACATCCGGTGCGAACATGGACTTCGATAGACTGCGGTTCGTGGCTGAGCGTGCTGCCCTGGGTGAACGGAAGGAGGCGCTCTTGAGTGTGAACATTCCCGAACAGCCTGGCTCTTTCGCCAAGCTAGTCGAAGTTATTCTCCCTCACGCGGTCACCGCATTCAGCTACCGTTATGCTCGGGACGAATCGGCCGATGTCTTCATGGGTATCTCCTTGTCTGCCTCTACCGGGCAAAAGGATCTGGCGAAGATCATGGAAGAACTGGACAAGGGTGGTATGAAGGCGAAGGATTTGAGCGATGACGAGCTTGCCAAGAGACACGTTCGCTTCTTGGTTGGTGGACGTTGTGACGTGAAGGATGAGCGTTTGTTTATGTTTGAGTTCCCGGAGCGTCCTGGTGCTCTGGCCAAGTTCCTCACTACCCTCCGACCCAGCCAGAACCTCTCCTTGTTCCACTACCGTAACTACGGTGGTGACGTTGGAAAGGTGCTTGCTGGCATTCAGTGCCCGCCATCTGAGAAGGACCAGCTGGAAGCCTTCTTAAGGGATCTGGGCTATCCTTTCAGCGAGCATACCGACTCGTCCACTTACCACACCTTCCTTCGTTCTTGA
- a CDS encoding altered inheritance of mitochondria protein 31, mitochondrial (hypoxia induced family protein), which translates to MSSDPVPSSFEGNPQFEEETSLQKFRRRLKEEPLIPLGCAATSYALYRAYRSMKAGDSVEMNRMFRARIYAQFFTLIAVVVGGMYFKTERQQRKEFERMVEERKSQEKRDAWLRELEIRDKEDKDWRQRHAAMEAAAAEAGKKTAPHDAARSAIERSEEKSIGVLDAVKELLSRRN; encoded by the exons atgagtAGTGACCCTGTTCCATCTTCCTTTGAAGGCAACCC TCAGTTTGAGGAGGAAACTTCTTTGCAGAAGTTTCGTAGACGTCTCAAGGAGGAGCCATTGATTCCGCTCG GATGCGCAGCTACCAGTTATGCTCTCTACCGTGCCTACCGATCGATGAAGGCCGGTGACTCGGTCGAAATGAACCGGATGTTCCGCGCCCGTATCTATGCCCAGTTCTTCACTCTTATCGCCGTCGTTGTTGGAGGCATGTACTTCAAGACGGAGCGACAGCAGCGCAAGGAATTCGAGCGGATGGTGGAAGAGCGCAAGAGCCAGGAGAAGCGGGATGCCTGGCTGCGTGAGCTGGAGATCCGTGACAAGGAAGATAAGGACTGGCGGCAACGTCATGCTGCTATGGAGGCAGCGGCCGCGGAGGCAGGAAAGAAGACTGCTCCTCATGATGCTGCTCGCTCCGCTATCGAGCGTTCCGAGGAGAAGTCCATTGGTGTGTTAGATGCAGTGAAGGAGTTGTTGTCGAGGAGGAACTAG